One window from the genome of Pyxicephalus adspersus chromosome 6, UCB_Pads_2.0, whole genome shotgun sequence encodes:
- the ETV4 gene encoding ETS translocation variant 4 — protein sequence MDHRMRGYLDQQVPYTLTNNPQRHGDVDRYYMGGKRKFMDADLPPQESEDLFQDLSQFQEAWLTEAQVPDSDEQFLQDLQSENLAFHSPPVKIKKEQPSSCSEPSLSCSQKQQFEYRNGEQCLYASVYDQTSRQTHIKSQNQGAQVSSLHQFSRQERGFVTPQGSSQSVQSGGYLVEHGSRYPQQLPEMCHSFPSAQNLSRESSANYQRQMSEPCLPYPQQGFKQEYHDPMYEQANHIGANRAQRYPSNVVIKQEQTDYSYDSDVPGCQSVYRNMEGYSNMDGYGYEKPMRSFTDDACVVPERFEAGDIKQEVGTYRDGPPYQRRGSLQLWQFLVALLDDPSNSHFIAWTGRGMEFKLIEPEEVARLWGMQKNRPAMNYDKLSRSLRYYYEKGIMQKVAGERYVYKFVCEPEALFSLAFPDNQRPALKSEFDRQVSEEDTVPLSHLDDGTMYLQDVGTIPSQNYKGGYNY from the exons ATGGACCATAGGATGAGAGGTTACCTGGATCAGCAAGTGCCTTATACGCTGACAAAT AATCCTCAAAGGCATGGAGACGTGGACAGATACTACATGGGCGGCAAAAGAAAATTCATGGATGCAGATCTACCACCACAAGAATCCGAAG ATCTCTTCCAGGATTTAAGCCAATTCCAGGAAGCCTGGTTAACAGAAG CTCAAGTTCCAGACAGCGATGAACAGTTTTTGCAAGACTTACAGTCAGAAAATC ttgctTTTCACAGTCCACCAGTGAAAATTAAGAAAGAGCAGCCCAGCTCTTGTTCAGAGCCCAGTCTTTCATGCAGCCAAAAACAACAGTTTGAATACCGTAATGGAGAGCAGTGCCTTTATGCCAG TGTCTATGACCAAACATCCAGACAAACTCACATCAAATCTCAAAACCAAGGTGCCCAAGTTTCCTCACTCCATCAATTTTCAAGACAGGAACGGGGATTTGTCACTCCACAGGGCTCATCACAGTCTGTTCAGTCAGGAGGATACCTTGTGGAGCATGG ctCTAGGTACCCACAGCAGCTGCCAGAGATGTGCCACTCTTTTCCTTCTGCACAAAACTTAAGCAGGGAGTCTTCTGCAAACTACCAGCGGCAGATGTCAGAGCCATGTCTCCCATACCCACAACAGGGCTTCAAGCAAGAGTATCATGACCCTATGTATGAACAGGCAAACCATATTGGTGCAAACAGAGCTCAAAGATATCCTTCCAATGTTGTAATCAAACAGGAGCAGACAGACTATTCCTATGATTCAG atgtCCCTGGGTGTCAGTCAGTGTACAGAAACATGGAAGGCTACTCCAACATGGATG GTTATGGCTATGAGAAGCCAATGAGGTCCTTTACTGATGATGCTTGTGTTGTGCCAGAAAGGTTTGAAG CAGGTGATATCAAACAAGAAGTTGGAACCTACAGAGATGGCCCACCTTACCAAAGAAGAGGATCATTACAATTGTGGCAGTTCCTGGTGGCTCTCCTAGATGATCCCTCGAATTCTCACTTCATTGCCTGGACAGGCAGAGGCATGGAATTCAAACTGATAGAGCCAGAAGAG gtCGCCAGACTCTGGGGCATGCAGAAAAACCGGCCAGCAATGAATTATGACAAGCTAAGCCGGTCTCTGCGTTATTACTATGAAAAGGGAATCATGCAGAAA GTGGCTGGCGAACGCTATGTCTACAAGTTTGTGTGTGAACCAGAAGCTCTGTTTTCTCTGGCTTTTCCTGACAATCAACGTCCTGCCTTAAAGTCAGAGTTTGATCGACAGGTCAGTGAAGAAGACACGGTCCCTCTGTCACACTTGGATGATGGAACCATGTATCTTCAGGACGTTGGGACCATCCCTTCCCAAAATTACAAAGGGGGCTACAATTACTAG